The Gadus macrocephalus chromosome 13, ASM3116895v1 genome includes a window with the following:
- the LOC132470835 gene encoding phosphatase and actin regulator 3-like — MVQNVILVFFRRRLSQRPAVEELESRNILKQKNDQSEQEERREIKQRLNRKLNQRPTVDELRDRKILIRFSDYVEVAKAQDYDRRADKPWTRLSASDKAAIRKELNEFKSNEMEVHTSSKHLTRFHRP; from the exons ATGGTCCAGAACGTAATCTTGGTGTTTTTCCGTAGGAGATTGAGCCAGAGGCCAGCGGTGGAGGAACTTGAGAGTCGAAATATTTTAAAAC AAAAGAACGACCAGAGtgaacaggaggagaggagagagatcaaACAACGGCTCAACAGAAAG ctgaacCAGCGACCCACTGTGGACGAGCTGCGCGACAGGAAGATCCTGATCCGCTTCAGCGACTACGTGGAGGTGGCCAAAGCCCAGGACTACGACAGGAGGGCCGACAAACCCTGGACCCGCCTCTCCGCCTCCGACAAG GCAGCAATACGGAAAGAACTGAACGAGTTCAAGAGCAACGAGATGGAAGTCCATACCTCAAGCAAGCACCTGACCAG gTTCCACCGGCCTTAG